In the genome of Streptomyces sp. NBC_00433, the window GCGGTCGGATGGGCCGACATCCGCTGCTGCTGTTCTCCTGCCGCGTCCACCTCCTCGTCGGGAGCGTGCGGCCGGCCCTGGAGGCGGTCAAGCCCGACACGTGCACACCGGGCGTACGGCCGCGGGCATTCACCCGATCGGTCCGATGCGGGCACAGAGAGTGACAACCGCATCGGGCGGCCCGGGGGCCGCGTGTGGCGGGGCCGCACGGCGGGCCGGATAGTGGGAGCGGTGGGGGCTTCCAGGAGATGCCGGAGAAGCCGATGGACCGCTATCCGCCGATCGCCGACCACGGCCTCGTCGGCGACCTGCAGACGGCCGCGCTCGTCTCGTCCCAGGGCGTGGTCGACTGGTTCGCGGCGCCGCGATTCGACTCGCCCACCGTTTTCGCCGCGCTGCTCGACCACGACCGCGGCGGGCACTTCCGTATCGCGCCCGAGCATCCCGACCTCAGCTGCAAGCAGCTCTACTACCCGGACACGGCGATCCTGGTGACGCGGTTCATGTCGCCGGACGGGGTGGGCGAGGTCGTCGACTTCATGCCCCCTGACCGGACCCGTGAGCCGACCGACCGGCACACGCTCGTCCGCCTGGTCCGGGCGGTGCGCGGGACGGTCGAGTTCGCCCTGGAGTGCCGGCCGCGCTTCGACTACGGACGGGCCGAGCACCGGCTCGACATGAGCCACGACGAAGCCCGCTTCCACGCGCCCGGGGCCGACGCCTTCCTCCGGACGACCTTCCCGCTCGAAGGCGACGGCAGGGACGTACGCGGCACCGTCCGGCTGGACGCGGGGCAGAGCGCGGGCGCGGTCTTCACCGTCTGCGCGCCGGGCGGCGACGCGCCCGAGCCCCTCACGGTCGAGTGGGTCTGCGCGCAGGTCGACGAGGTCGGACGGTTCTGGCAGGACTGGCTGCGCCAGTCGCGCTACCGGGGCCGGTGGCCCGAGCTGGTGCACCGCTCGGTGATCACCCTCAAGCTGCTGACGTACGCCCCGAGCGGCGCCCTGGTCGCGGCGGCCACCATGGGCCTGCCCGAGCAGGTGGGCGGGGAGCGCAACTGGGACTACCGCTTCACCTGGGTACGCGACGGCTCGCTCTCGGTGCGGGCCATGCTCGACCTGGGCTTCACCGACGAGGCCACCGCTTTCGTGCACTGGCTGGTGGCGCGGCTGCGGGAACGCCAGGGCAACGGGGACGAGCCCCTGCGGACGATGTACCGCGTCGACGGCGATCCCGACCTGCCCGAGGAGACCCTGGACCACTTCGAGGGCTATCGGGGCTCCGCGCCCGTACGCATCGGCAACGGCGCCGCCGACCAGCTCCAGCTCGACATCTACGGCGAGGCCGTCTACGCGGTCTCCCAGAGCCGGGATCTCGGACAGCAGGCCACCTACGAGGGGTGGAAGAGCTTCGCCGGGACCCTGGACTGGCTGGCCGACCACTGGGACCGCCCGGACGAGGGCATCTGGGAGACCCGCGGCGGCCGCGAGGACTTCACCTACAGCCGGGTGATGTCCTGGGCGGCTTTCGACCACGGCCTGGCCCTGGCCGAGCGCTTCCGCAGGCCGGCCGACATCGGCAAGTGGCGTGCGGCGCGCGACGCCGCCTTCGAGCAGGTCATGGCCCGCGGCTGGAGCGACAAGGAGCAGGCCTTCGTCCAGCACTACGGCGGCCATGTGCTGGACGCCTCGCTGCTGCTGATGCCGAGGGTCGGCTTCCTCGGCTCCAAGGACCCGCTGTGGCTGTCGACGCTCGACGCCATGGACCGCAAGCTCGTCTCCGACAGCCTCGTCCACCGCTACGACCCGGCCGCCTCGCCGGACGGGCTGCGCGGCTCGGAAGGCACCTTCAGCCTCTGCACCTTCCTCTACGTCGACGCGCTGGCCCGCGCGGGACGGCTGGACCAGGCGCGGTACACCTTCGAGAAGATGCAGACCTACGCCAACCATGTGGGCCTGTTCGCCGAGGAGATCAGTCCGAGCGGTGAGCAACTGGGCAACTTCCCGCAGGCCTTCACCCATCTGGCGCTCATCATGGCCGCCGGCACCCTCGACGACGCCCTCGACGCGGAGCAGGGGCGCTGACGCGTGGCCGCCCGAGGCGCCCCCCGGTTGACGGCGGCCGAGTTCGGCGCGCTCCACCGGCGCTTGGCGTCGGCCGCCTCCTGGGCGGCAGGCGGGCGCGGCGCCCTGGCCGCCCTCACCCCGGACCGGGTGGCCGCGGCCGCGGGCGAGGTGCGGACCGGGCGGACGGTCACGCTCGCCGCACCGGTGGAGACACGGCCAGGACCGGACGATCCCGAGCCCGCCAGGCACCGGATGATCGCCGTGCCCGGGGTGGACGCCGGAAGCGGGCTGCACTTCGCGAGGGACCGCTTCGCGATGAACGTGCACGGCGACGCCGACAGCCACCTGGACGCCCTGTGCCATGTGGTCTGGGACGGCACCCTGCACGGCGGGGTGCCGGCAGGCACCGTCACCCCGGACGGTGCGACAGCACTGACCGTGGAGTCGGCCCGCGACGGGATCGTCGGGCGCGGTGTCCTGCTGGACATCCCGCGGCTCCGCGGTGTGCCCTGGCTCGAACCGGGCGACCACGTGACCGCCGCCGACCTCAGCGCCGCCGAGGAGGCGCAGCAGGTCTCGGTGTCCGAGGGGGACCTGCTGTTCGTACGGGTGGGCCACCGCCGGCGCCGGGCCGAGCTGGGGGCGTGGGATGTGGCGGGCGCCAGGGCCGGGCTGCACCCCACCGCGCTGGACTTCCTGGCGGACCGCCGGGTCGCCGCGCTGGGCGGCGACGGCAACAACGACACCGCGCCCAGCTCGACCGACGGTGTGGACTTCCCCGTGCACGTGCTGGCCATCCACGCCATGGGCC includes:
- a CDS encoding glycoside hydrolase family 15 protein; the encoded protein is MDRYPPIADHGLVGDLQTAALVSSQGVVDWFAAPRFDSPTVFAALLDHDRGGHFRIAPEHPDLSCKQLYYPDTAILVTRFMSPDGVGEVVDFMPPDRTREPTDRHTLVRLVRAVRGTVEFALECRPRFDYGRAEHRLDMSHDEARFHAPGADAFLRTTFPLEGDGRDVRGTVRLDAGQSAGAVFTVCAPGGDAPEPLTVEWVCAQVDEVGRFWQDWLRQSRYRGRWPELVHRSVITLKLLTYAPSGALVAAATMGLPEQVGGERNWDYRFTWVRDGSLSVRAMLDLGFTDEATAFVHWLVARLRERQGNGDEPLRTMYRVDGDPDLPEETLDHFEGYRGSAPVRIGNGAADQLQLDIYGEAVYAVSQSRDLGQQATYEGWKSFAGTLDWLADHWDRPDEGIWETRGGREDFTYSRVMSWAAFDHGLALAERFRRPADIGKWRAARDAAFEQVMARGWSDKEQAFVQHYGGHVLDASLLLMPRVGFLGSKDPLWLSTLDAMDRKLVSDSLVHRYDPAASPDGLRGSEGTFSLCTFLYVDALARAGRLDQARYTFEKMQTYANHVGLFAEEISPSGEQLGNFPQAFTHLALIMAAGTLDDALDAEQGR
- a CDS encoding cyclase family protein produces the protein MAARGAPRLTAAEFGALHRRLASAASWAAGGRGALAALTPDRVAAAAGEVRTGRTVTLAAPVETRPGPDDPEPARHRMIAVPGVDAGSGLHFARDRFAMNVHGDADSHLDALCHVVWDGTLHGGVPAGTVTPDGATALTVESARDGIVGRGVLLDIPRLRGVPWLEPGDHVTAADLSAAEEAQQVSVSEGDLLFVRVGHRRRRAELGAWDVAGARAGLHPTALDFLADRRVAALGGDGNNDTAPSSTDGVDFPVHVLAIHAMGLHLLDYLRFEDLAPLCEAEGRWSFLCVIAPLRLPEATGSPVNPIAVL